In Mastomys coucha isolate ucsf_1 unplaced genomic scaffold, UCSF_Mcou_1 pScaffold5, whole genome shotgun sequence, one genomic interval encodes:
- the Phf12 gene encoding PHD finger protein 12 isoform X2, whose protein sequence is MWEKMETKTIVYDLDTSGGLMEQIQALLAPPKTDEAEKRSRKPEKESRRSGRATNHDSCDSCKEGGDLLCCDHCPAAFHLQCCNPPLSEEMLPPGEWMCHRCTVRRKKREQKKELGHVNGLVDKSSKRTTSPSSDTDLLDRPASKAELKAIAHARILERRASRPGTPTSNASTETPTSEHNDVDEDIIDVDEEPAAAEPDYVQPQLRRPFELLIAAAMERNPTQFQLPNELTCTTALPGSSKRRRKEETTGKNVKRTQHELDHNGLVPLPVKVCFTCNRSCRVAPLIQCDYCPLLFHMDCLEPPLTAMPLGRWMCPNHIEHVVLNQKSLTLSNRCQVFDRFQDTISQHVVKVDFLNRIHKKHPPNRRVLQSVKRRSLKVPDAIKSQYQFPPPLIAPAAIRDGELICSGVPEESQTHLLNSEHLATQAEQQEWLCSVVALQCSILKHLSAKQMPSHWDSEQTEKADIKPVIVTDSSITTSLQTADKAPLPSHYPLSCPSAMSTQNSLGCSPPHQPPTLEDISCSSCVEKSKKAPCGTANGPVNTEVKANSPHLYNSPTDSTDPRRLPGANTPLPGLTHRQGWARPLTPPSAGGLQNHTVGIIVKTENATGPSSCPQRSLVPVPSLPPSIPSSCASIENTSTLHRKTVQSQIGPSSTESRPLGSPPNATRVLTPPQAAGDSILATGANQRFCSPAPSSALGVPEPVG, encoded by the exons ATGTGGGAGAAAATGGAGACCAAGACGATCGTGTACGACTTGGACACGTCGGGGGGGCTGATGGAG caaATCCAAGCTCTGCTGGCTCCCCCCAAGACGGACGAGGCAGAAAAGCGGAGTCGGAAGCCGGAGAAGGAGTCCCGGAGAAGCGGCAGGGCCACCAACCACGACAGCTGCGATAGCTGCAAGGAAGGTGGGGATCTCTTGTGCTGCGATCACTGCCCTGCCGCCTTCCACCTCCAGTGCTG TAACCCTCCACTGAGTGAAGAGATGTTGCCTCCTGGGGAGTGGATGTGTCACCGGTGTACTGTCCGCCGAAAG AAACGAGAGCAGAAAAAGGAGCTGGGCCACGTCAATGGACTAGTGGACAAGTCTAGCAAACGGACGACATCCCCCAGCAGTGACACTGACTTGTTGGACAGACCAGCTAGCAAAGCTGAACTCAAGGCCATTGCCCATGCCCGGATCCTGGAAAGGAGAGCCAGCCGGCCTGGCACCCCCACATCCAATGCCAGCACGGAGACCCCCACCTCTGAGCATAATGACGTCGATGAGGACATCATTGATGTGGACGaggagccagcagcagcagagccGGACTATGTGCAGCCTCAGCTGCGGCGGCCTTTTGAGCTGCTGATTGCTGCTGCCATGGAGCGGAATCCTACCCAATTTCAGTTGCCCAATGAACTGACTTGTACCACTGCACTACCAG GTTCTAGCAAacggagaagaaaggaagaaaccacAGGGAAGAATGTAAAGAGGACACAGCATGAGTTAGATCATAATGGTCTCGTTCCCTTGCCAGTCAAAGTCTGCTTCACGTGTAACAG GAGTTGTCGAGTGGCCCCCCTCATCCAGTGTGACTATTGCCCGCTTCTGTTTCACATGGACTGCCTCGAGCCCCCGCTCACTGCCATGCCCCTGGGCAGATGGATGTGTCCGAATCACATCGAACATGTGGTG CTGAACCAGAAGAGCCTGACTCTGAGCAATCGGTGCCAGGTGTTCGATCGGTTCCAGGACACCATTTCACAGCATGTTGTCAAAGTGGACTTCCTGAACCGAATCCACAAGAAGCATCCTCCTAACCGCCGTGTGCTCCAGTCTGTCAAAAGAAGAAGCTTGAAG GTTCCTGATGCTATAAAATCTCAGTACCAGTTTCCACCCCCTCTCATTGCACCCGCGGCCATTCGCGACGGGGAGCTGATCTGCAGTGGGGTCCCTGAGGAATCGCAAACGCACCTTTTGAACTCTGAGCACTTAGCCACCCAGGCAGAGCAGCAAGAG TGGCTCTGTAGTGTTGTTGCGCTCCAGTGCAGCATATTGAAACATTTATCTGCTAAGCAGATGCCTTCGCATTGGGACTCTGAACAGACAGAGAAGGCTGATATTAAGCCTGTTATTGTGACTGACAGCTCAATCACCACCTCCCTGCAAACCGCTGACAAGGCGCCTCTTCCTTCCCACTACCCTCTGTCCTGCCCCTCTGCAATGAGCACCCAAAATTCCCTGGGCTGCTCTCCACCCCACCAACCCCCAACCCTAGAGGACATCAGCTGCAGTTCTTGTGTGGAAAAGTCCAAGAAAGCCCCTTGTGGGACTGCCAATGGGCCAGTGAACACAGAGGTAAAAGCCAATAGCCCACACCTCTACAACAGCCCCACTGATTCCACGGATCCCCGGCGACTTCCTGGCGCCAACACCCCTTTACCGGGTCTCACACACCGGCAAGGCTGGGCCCGGCCCCTCACGCCACCATCGGCTGGGGGGCTTCAGAACCACACCGTCGGCATCATTGTGAAGACAGAAAATGCCACTGGCCCCAGCTCTTGTCCCCAGAGGAGTTTGGTACCTGTCCCAAGCCTGCCCCCTTCCATTCCCAGCTCTTGTGCCAGCATCGAGAACACCAGCACTTTGCATAGAAAGACTGTCCAATCACAGATAGGACCTTCGTCGACAGAATCGAGGCCTCTGGGCTCACCCCCAAATGCCACCCGGGTGCTCACTCCCCCCCAAGCTGCAGGAGACAGTATCTTGGCCACAGGCGCCAACCAACGATTCTGCTCACCAGCGCCATCATCAG CTCTAGGAGTTCCAGAGCCTGTGGGTTGA